From a single Callithrix jacchus isolate 240 chromosome 5, calJac240_pri, whole genome shotgun sequence genomic region:
- the LOC100401127 gene encoding uncharacterized protein LOC100401127 isoform X2 encodes MLSLLTQHQRIHPRENSYKCEECGKAFKLSSNLIEHERIHTGKELYKCDECGKAFVQSASLIIHKRIHTGEKPYKCDECGKTFKSISYLKKHKRLHTGEKPYECDECGKTFKIISYLKKHKRVHTGEKPYECEDCGKTFKWLSPFTRHKRIHTGEQPSICKECGKAFTQASCLNSHKKIHTGEKPYKCEECGKAFTWCSGLTRHKKTHTGEKPYNCEECGKAFKYSTSLNQHKKIHTGEKPYKCEECRKAFKCHSSLTKHKRIHTGEKPYKCEECGKAYRCSSNFQKHKLSHTGEKPYKCENCDKAFRWFSNLTRHKIIHTREKPHIPKECGKAFKQS; translated from the coding sequence ATGTTGTCACTCCTGACTCAACATCAGAGAATCCATCCTAGAGAGAAttcctacaaatgtgaagaatgtggcaaagccttcaaATTGTCCTCAAACCTCATTGAACAtgagagaattcatactggaaagGAACTCTACAAATGTgatgaatgtggcaaagcttttgtACAGTCTGCAAGCCTTATTatacataagagaattcatactggggagaaaccctacaaatgtgatgAGTGTGGCAAAACCTTTAAGAGCATCTCATACCTGAAAAAACATAAGAGACTTCACACTGGGGAGAAACCCTACGAATGTGATGAGTGTGGCAAAACCTTTAAGATCATCTCATACCTGAAAAAACATAAGAGAGTTCACACTggggagaaaccctatgaatgtgaGGATTGTGGCAAAACCTTTAAATGGTTATCACCCTTTACTAGACAtaagagaattcacactggagagcaACCTTCCAtttgtaaagaatgtggcaaagcctttacaCAAGCCTCATGTCTTAATAgtcataagaaaattcatactggagagaaaccctacaaatgtgaagaatgtggcaaagcctttacgTGGTGCTCAGGCCTTACTAGACATAAGAagactcacactggagagaaaccctataattgtgaagaatgtggcaaagcctttaaatATTCCACAAGTCTTAATcagcataagaaaattcatactggagagaaaccctacaaatgtgaagaatgtagGAAAGCCTTTAAGTGTCATTCATCccttactaaacataagagaattcatactggagagaagccctacaaatgtgaagaatgtggcaaagcctatAGGTGCTCCTCAAACTTTCAAAAACATAAGTTAagtcatactggagagaaaccctacaaatgtgagaaTTGTGACAAAGCCTTTAGATGGTTCTCAAACCTTACtagacataagataattcatactagAGAGAAACCTCACATTCCcaaggaatgtggcaaagcctttaaacAGTCCTAA